GTAATGGAGTCTGGAGAGGGTCTTAGGTCGAGAACTGAAGCTCTAAAATCTATCAGAACAAAGACAGCAGACAAAGGAAGATTAGCAGATGCAAAAGACAACAGTGAGTTGGTCGAAGAAGAGCCATTGAGCCCATCCGCTAGGTTGTTCCATGAACCGAACTTCAATGTCTACATCATAGCCATCATGGGTTGCAAAACCAAAATTCACGAGGACGTCGTTAGAGCCAACTTGCTCCACACTTTGCTTAAGCACCCTCGCTTCTCTAGTTTGCAGGTACCAACAAGAAACATAATTCTTTCTtacttctttttattattctttaatatgATGATAAATGGGGTTTTACATTTGTTTCAAGATCCCCAAAAGAATTCATGTGTGTTTTTactaaaatcattttcctttacccTTTTATATTCTAACCGAAGCGCATGCATGCAGGTTGAGAATGAAAAAGGAGATATGAAATGGGTTCGAACAAAAGTGGATTTAGACAAACACATAAGAGTCCCAGACCTAAATCCCGACATGGAATCAAGTGACCAGTTTGTTGAAGACTATGTCTATAACCTCAGCAAAACAGCCATAGACAGGTCCCAGCAACCTCTCTGGGACCTCCATCTTCTCAACATTAAAACCTCAGATGCAGAGGCTGTTGGCATATTCAGGATCCACCACTCTCTTGGCGATGGAACTTCCTTGATATCTCTTTTACTGGCATGCACACGCAAAATCGCCGATCCTGCAGCTTTGCCGACGGTTccagtgaagaagaagaaggaaaaaagcaGTAACCCTTTGTGGCTTTCTCGGTGCTTCATTGGGCTGTGGTGGATTTTCCGCCTCTTTTGGCACACTGTCGTCGACGTGTTCATGTTCATAGCAACAGCTATGTTCCTGAAGGATACAGAGACGCCTCTCAAGGGTCCGCCTGGCGTCGAGTTCACCCCTCGGAGAATAGTTCACCGGACGGTCAGTTTGGATGATATCAAGTTAGTGAAGAACGCCATGGACATGGTAATTAATAATTCCATCTTCTGTCTCCTCTACTGCTACTGCAATGTTATTTCTTGGTCATTATTATGCTTTGGTGCTACAGTGGAAGTACTTTTGAGCATAGCATCAATATTGATTCAGACATTAACTGATGGATATTGACAACACTTGGATAAATGGAACAGTGAAGATCTTCTAACAATATGTACGAAACTGGAGACCTGGGTAGAAGTTATGCCTAGCTCGTACCTAGAATCTAGCTAGTATATTGAAGAAGGTAggatttctagaagaaaaatgTAGAGCCACCCTTTCCACAATGTTATTACTTGCGTGTAAATTTACGCCGAAAAACCGTCAAATGGGTTCGATCCGGACTATTTTTCCGATTTTGATCCGGTCCAATTTTGAACGGGTTCgtgtattagaaaaaaaaatcgatccgattttgattttatgttttttcagACTGAACCGGTccgaaaaatatatatatataaattaatattttatatataaattttatataaaattaatattatacaaaatattttttatatataagttttacatataatatataattatatgtgaaagttgtatatataatatatataattatatatcatatatgaaataattttatattataatttataaattatcagttataacataaaatattaatcttaaatatgaatatttgtaatttgtttgatcatatgttatcaatataattatatataagataatgttatataatttataaaataaaagtttaatcttaaagatgaaaatttaattgatcatatgctttaaacatacaaatatatattaaattatattatatgtagtctaatattttatatagttatacttatactaatatagttatactaaatcactataagtttataactaacactaatatataactatactaatagttatacttatattaatatagttatactaaatcactataagtttataactaatactaatatatagctatactaatagtctaatattaatacaattatatagtctaatatattctatagctatactaatatataactaatactaatagtctaatatagactatagttatagttatactaatatagttatactaaatcactacaactaatactaatatcattataatatattagagttatagcataatacatatataatagactaatagtattaaGTTCACTATAAGTCTACCATATATAATATGGATGTCAGTATTAATATTGGTATAGtctatagttatttagtataaagcaattacaaatattaatgtaattaactaaatgtaatcatatacaaaatgtgaAAACTAAAAAGCTTAATATATTGACAATTAACATAGattcataatattaatacattgacatactctaactctaagttagtaacaaattagcaattaatatcataaatataattataattaattacttttttaatcattcaattaaataaTCCACATTGAATAgcttacttaattttaattttagtaatttaaataatttttttaattaaattatgtgccaaaaagataaaataataacactATACCTCATCTGCCAAACACAAAAAGGTGTCGTTTAGTATAAAACAGAACCTAAACGGCGCCATTTAAGTCTAGGGGGAGAATTTTGAACTTGAGATGCgtgaaacgacatcgtttcgtgcagctcaatttttttttttttttttttaaaaccgtCTGTTAAAACGGCACCGTTTGGGTCCAATTTCAATCTAAACGGCACCGTTTCAACATTAGTTTTAGTCACTTCACCCCCTCCCCCTCAGTTTTCACTTTTCACTTTTCACTTTCACTTCTCCCCACTCCCCCAAAAGGCGAAAACTCTAGCCCTCCCTCCGTCGCATCCCCCCTCCCCTCCAATCCCTCCGTGACTCCGTCGAAGTTCTCTCTGTAGACGATGCCTGTCTCTCAGACTCTCTACctcactctctcatctctctgcCTCACTCTCttatctctgtctctctgtcccCTCACCGACCGTTGCACATAACTTAGCCGCAGAACAGCAACCTATCACGCATAGACCCTCGACCTCACCTCACCCTCTCTGTCTTCGATTCCTCATGAACccacaataatttatttttgtttttttttaattactttgaaatctgGTATAACTgtagatggtattttttttattagagtttttgaatctaaaatttaggatttttgtgattgtgtttgtgatttGTCTGTGTTATTAGAgttttgtgattgagtttgtgTTATTAAGGTTTTATGATTGAGTTTATAACTTGAAGAAAATGGGATAATTGCATCTGAGATATTGCAtctggtttatatatatattgtcaatatgtagtaaattacaattaaatgaCATCCAATtgacaaatatttcaaacatgGTACATGGTCACTTCCTATAATCAGCAGTGCCCAGGAAATTATTGTATTGATTGAACTACATTGTAGCATTTTTCATCATAATCACTATCTATATAAACAGAATCATCTCTAAGTTTGAATAGGTAACGAGAACTAAAACATCTTTAAATGTGGCTTAAAACTACCAAAATCAATTAAGAATCATATAGTAATTTGCATGCACTGACATATGACAAACtgtcaaacttacattttaaaaaaatttgaaaatcggaacggaccggaccggaaaccggtacaACCAgaagtaccagtttaggagggtaactggtgcgtaatcggttttgaaaaatataaaaccggtatataccagttcggtcctaagttttgtctaaaaccggaccgaacaTGACCGGTTATACCCCTAGTTATTACCCTGTATTATTTATTCAGGATTAACACATTTTGAGTTGGATTAAGTGCTGTGGATAGCCGTAGTTAAATATAGCACTCACATTGGTCTCTTCTTACCAagttttagttaaaaataaatgctATGTATTATCTCCTTATTgacatgtaatttattatttttatcattttatttaaacacatatatttacacataaatatgaatataaatatatttgcataactcttttttttttgcacttttacaaagaaaaattcttctcagcagctactattcactaccccaCACCTCACATCTTATGAACAAAAAACTGTAAGTGTGGGACgtgggagtgaatagtaattgatgcatATATTTCCTATTTTACATAATGTCAAACATTCCactctttattctttttccactctatattatttttttattctttttttaacaatcaTATCTTTTTAAATTCTTGATCAGAAGAGAAGGGCTGGTCATGAGTTATTGGTTATGGCCAAagtagccaaaaaaaaaaaaaaaagttagagaaACACAGCCAATTATGTCATGttagacaaaagaaaaaaattagggtGGAggctaaaataaattttagaaaagtgATTTCTTTCCAAATTCAGAAGGTTAGTGTAATTAAAGTGAAAAATCTGCTCTATTTTTAAAGATCCGGATGTAGACGGCCGGCCAGTCTttgtgctttttgttttttgtttcttgtgtTTGCCAGAATTTGGCCAAAGAGCCAATTTGGTTAGTCGTAGGAGAATACtcttataattttcaaaaaaaaaaaaaaaaaaaaaagtaaatgaatttTATTGTCAAACATGAAACACCAATATTGAAGCAAACATGATCCTTTTATGTGTGAGGTTTGCAGACAATCAATGATGTAGCTCTGGGAATCACTCAGGCTGGTTTATCCCGCTATCTCAACAGGAAATATGGTAACTTTATCATTTCTCAGATTAATCTGATccattgtgtgtgtgtgtgtgtgtatatatatatatatgtatgtatctgTAATATCATGTAGTCACCATGTTTCACTGTGCATTGCATGCATGCGCAGGTAATAATCTTCCCAAAAACATTCGCCTTAGATCAACCCTACTCATAAACATAAGAACATCTGCAGGGATTCAGgtgatatatataaatctttcttttttattttcttaataattagaAGCgccattaataatatttaattccaATTAATTAGGTGGAGATCTCTTACTTTTCTGTATCAAatactctatatataatgtatatatgcAGGCTTTTGCTGATATGATGGAGAATGACACAAAGGCAAAGTGGGGAAACTGGATTGGTTATGTCCTCCTTCCCTTCTCCATTGCATTACGGGACGACGACCCCTTAGACTATGTTCGTCGAGCAAAGGCCACCATTGATCGAAAGAAGCACTCCTTTGAAGCTTTATACACTTTTATCAGTTCCGAGTTCATTCTCAAAACTCTTGGCATTAAGGTACTATCCATTagttaggctacgtttgggtagtgagaatacctgtgaagtgttgagaatgtttgtgaatagtaataaaaaagtagtgaaaaagtaataatagaataatgaatagtaggtaaaaagtaatgaatagtaaaaaagtaggtgaaaagtaataataaagtaaagaataatagtgagagtacttgaggtactcttggtacccaaacgtagcctagtCTTTCTATTTGATAcactatatatgtatgtgtgtgtagaTCGAGGGAATTGCATGCAAatcatgcatataatataactatgtctagctaaaagaaattatttgcatTTATTTGCCTAAACATAGATGATTAATCTATTTGCAAGCCTATTTATtgatgagtaatgttaggtaaAAGTTTCAAACAGATAAGTTTAGCATAagccttttgtaaaaatgtggacctcactaaaaaatgaggcTTTTTTACACTTTCTCATAGTGGAATCCactcttttataaaagacttatgCGAAACTTGTCTATTGGgacttatacaaattatttctctttattgacATGCCAAACATACTAATGCAAGTGAAAGTCTAGcatataagataatataaaataatattattgttttgacttttttctttaatttctatataaattgTAATGGGTCTCGCCGTAAGCGGTGTATTTACAAGTTGACTGGTAATTAGTCAAATGAAGTTGCATTATTCTCTTGCTTGACAGCGGGCGAGTGCTCTATCTCACAGAATCATCACTCACACAACAATGTGCTTCTCCAATCTAGTTGGACCCCTGGAAGAAATTGGCTATTATGGTCATCCCATGGCTTATC
Above is a genomic segment from Juglans microcarpa x Juglans regia isolate MS1-56 chromosome 1D, Jm3101_v1.0, whole genome shotgun sequence containing:
- the LOC121249161 gene encoding O-acyltransferase WSD1-like, whose protein sequence is MESGEGLRSRTEALKSIRTKTADKGRLADAKDNSELVEEEPLSPSARLFHEPNFNVYIIAIMGCKTKIHEDVVRANLLHTLLKHPRFSSLQVENEKGDMKWVRTKVDLDKHIRVPDLNPDMESSDQFVEDYVYNLSKTAIDRSQQPLWDLHLLNIKTSDAEAVGIFRIHHSLGDGTSLISLLLACTRKIADPAALPTVPVKKKKEKSSNPLWLSRCFIGLWWIFRLFWHTVVDVFMFIATAMFLKDTETPLKGPPGVEFTPRRIVHRTVSLDDIKLVKNAMDMTINDVALGITQAGLSRYLNRKYGNNLPKNIRLRSTLLINIRTSAGIQAFADMMENDTKAKWGNWIGYVLLPFSIALRDDDPLDYVRRAKATIDRKKHSFEALYTFISSEFILKTLGIKRASALSHRIITHTTMCFSNLVGPLEEIGYYGHPMAYLAPSCYGQPHALMINFQSYINKMTIVLSVDEDTIPHPRELCDDIVHSLELIKNAVIAKGLVKESHNTNGTCSENSNSIIT